The proteins below are encoded in one region of Manis javanica isolate MJ-LG chromosome 8, MJ_LKY, whole genome shotgun sequence:
- the WDR89 gene encoding WD repeat-containing protein 89, with amino-acid sequence MEKIEEQFANLNIVKRSLRTKEPTYLLGIDTSKTVQAEKGSLAAVLCSNGSIRIYDKETLNILREFSGYPGILNGVKFANSHDSVYSSCTDGTVKCWDARLASEKPVQLFKGYPSNIFISFDINCDDHVICAGTEKVDDDALLVFWDARINSQDLSATKDPLGAYSETHSDDITQVCFHPSNPNMVVSGSTDGLVNVFDISVDNEEDALVTTCNSVSSVSHIGWSGKDYKQIYCMTHDEGFCWWDLNHLDTDEPITCLNIQNVREEINMKEGTLDYLIGGLYHEKMDRLFIVGGTNTGVIHLLSCSATGLVYMCSLQGGHSATVRSFCWNVQDESLLTGGEDEQLLLWKPGAVEKTLTKKGSMKIASSVYQRVRVHGNDSYKKRKKQ; translated from the coding sequence ATGGAGAAGATTGAGGAACAGTTTGCTAATCTGAACATTGTTAAACGTTCCTTGAGAACTAAAGAGCCTACATATCTGCTTGGCATAGACACATCAAAGACAGTTCAAGCAGAAAAAGGCAGCTTGGCTGCTGTTTTATGTTCTAATGGATCCATcagaatatatgataaagaaacaTTAAACATACTACGAGAATTTAGTGGATATCCTGGAATTCTTAATGGAGTCAAATTTGCAAATTCTCATGACAGTGTATATTCATCTTGTACTGATGGCACCGTAAAATGTTGGGATGCTCGATTAGCCAGTGAAAAACCTGTCCAACTGTTCAAAGGTTACCCTTCcaatatttttatcagttttgatATCAACTGtgatgatcatgtcatttgcgCTGGCACAGAAAAAGTTGATGATGATGCATTGTTGGTATTTTGGGATGCAAGAATTAATTCTCAGGATTTGTCTGCTACTAAAGATCCACTTGGTGCATATTCAGAGACACATAGTGATGATATCACTCAAGTATGTTTCCATCCCAGCAATCCCAACATGGTAGTCTCAGGTTCAACTGATGGCCTGGTAAATGTATTTGATATTAGTGTTGATAATGAAGAAGATGCACTGGTCACAACTTGTAACTCTGTTTCCTCAGTAAGCCATATTGGTTGGTCTGGGAAAGATTATAAACAGATTTACTGCATGACACATGATGAAGGATTTTGTTGGTGGGATCTTAATCATCTAGATACTGATGAACCAATTACATGTTTAAACATCCAGAatgtcagagaagaaattaatatgAAAGAAGGTACATTAGACTATTTGATTGGCGGTCTGTATCATGAGAAGATGGACAGACTATTTATAGTTGGAGGGACAAACACAGGAGTCATTCACTTGCTGAGCTGCAGTGCAACAGGCCTGGTCTACATGTGCAGTCTCCAGGGAGGGCATTCCGCAACCGTCCGTTCTTTCTGTTGGAATGTGCAGGATGAGTCTTTGCTAACCGGTGGAGAAGATGAACAGTTGTTACTGTGGAAACCTGGAGCAGTGGAGAAGACACTTACAAAGAAAGGCAGCATGAAAATAGCATCCTCTGTATACCAGCGAGTTCGAGTTCATGGTAATGATtcttacaagaaaaggaaaaagcagtga